A genomic window from Methylorubrum extorquens includes:
- a CDS encoding GNAT family N-acetyltransferase, whose protein sequence is MSGALVYGLEPDLDAETFWGVLVESGLEPWRPDEDLERLRRILKGSDLIVTARLGGRLVGVARTLTDFAFCAYLATLAVARDCQGLGIGRRLIAETRAAAGPEVSLLLTAAPGIEGYYEALGMPRVPHAFRTDRER, encoded by the coding sequence GTGAGCGGCGCGCTCGTCTACGGGCTGGAGCCGGATCTCGACGCGGAGACCTTTTGGGGTGTCCTCGTCGAATCCGGGCTCGAGCCCTGGCGACCGGACGAAGATCTCGAACGACTCCGGCGGATTCTGAAGGGTTCCGACCTGATCGTCACCGCCCGGCTCGGCGGGCGCCTCGTCGGCGTGGCGCGCACGCTGACCGATTTCGCCTTCTGCGCCTATCTCGCCACCCTCGCGGTTGCCCGCGACTGCCAGGGCCTCGGCATCGGCCGCCGGCTGATTGCGGAAACGCGGGCGGCGGCCGGCCCCGAGGTCTCGCTGCTGCTCACGGCCGCGCCGGGGATCGAGGGCTATTACGAGGCCCTCGGCATGCCGCGCGTGCCGCACGCCTTCCGCACCGACCGGGAGCGGTGA
- a CDS encoding peptidylprolyl isomerase yields the protein MPIPFSLRRASALALMLTLPGAALAQAPAAQPAPAGQKTPSAPAPVSAAVPPETVVARVNGQPVTAADLAIAGEDPALSLPGVDEGAKQNLLVDYMVDLKVGAQAAEAAKVGESPEFKRKLAYFRDKLLLDDYLEREAKKAVTPEAAKALYEQTVKSMKPEEEVRARHILVESEDEAKKIAARIKGGEDFAKIAGEVSKDPGSKTEGGDLGWFTQERMVKPFADAAFKMTPGQISDPVKTQFGWHVLRVEEKRTKPVPTFDEMKEQIDQYLTRKAQQDTIVKLREAAKVERAGSSAAPAGGETKKP from the coding sequence ATGCCGATTCCGTTCTCCCTCCGGCGCGCGAGCGCCCTCGCGCTGATGCTCACCCTGCCGGGCGCCGCCCTCGCGCAAGCGCCGGCGGCCCAGCCAGCGCCTGCGGGCCAGAAGACGCCCAGCGCGCCCGCTCCCGTCTCGGCGGCGGTCCCGCCGGAGACGGTGGTGGCGCGGGTCAACGGCCAGCCGGTCACGGCGGCCGACCTCGCGATCGCGGGCGAGGATCCGGCGCTGTCGCTGCCGGGCGTCGATGAGGGGGCCAAGCAGAACCTGCTCGTCGATTACATGGTCGATCTCAAGGTCGGCGCGCAGGCGGCCGAAGCCGCCAAGGTCGGCGAATCGCCGGAGTTCAAGCGCAAGCTCGCCTACTTCCGCGACAAGCTCCTGCTCGACGACTACCTCGAGCGCGAGGCCAAGAAGGCGGTGACGCCCGAGGCCGCCAAGGCGCTCTACGAACAGACCGTGAAGTCGATGAAGCCCGAGGAGGAGGTGCGGGCCCGCCACATCCTCGTCGAGAGCGAGGACGAGGCGAAGAAGATCGCCGCGCGCATCAAGGGCGGCGAGGATTTCGCCAAGATCGCGGGCGAGGTCTCGAAGGACCCCGGCTCCAAGACCGAGGGCGGCGATCTCGGCTGGTTCACCCAGGAGCGGATGGTGAAGCCGTTTGCCGACGCCGCTTTCAAGATGACGCCGGGCCAGATCTCCGATCCGGTGAAGACCCAGTTCGGCTGGCATGTGCTGCGCGTCGAGGAGAAGCGGACGAAGCCGGTGCCGACCTTCGACGAGATGAAGGAGCAGATCGACCAGTACCTCACCCGCAAGGCGCAGCAGGACACGATCGTGAAGCTGCGCGAGGCGGCCAAGGTCGAGCGCGCCGGCAGCAGCGCCGCTCCTGCCGGGGGTGAAACCAAAAAGCCCTGA
- the secA gene encoding preprotein translocase subunit SecA, translated as MLGALAKKIFGSSNDRRVKGFRPRVAAINALEPEISVLSDEQLRARTQEFRDQLAAGTRLDDLLVPAFATVREAAKRVLGQRHFDVQMIGGMVLHESGISEMKTGEGKTLVATLPVYLNALEGKGVHVITVNDYLASRDAEWMGRVYRFLGLTVGTIVHGLDDGQRKEAYTCDITYGTNNEFGFDYLRDNMKYELSQMTQRGHHFAIVDEVDSILIDEARTPLIISGPVDDRSELYVAVDTVMPRLTPEHYDLDEKQRQVSLTEAGNEFIEEELRAEGILKEGDLYDAHNVTIVHHVNQALRAHTLFTLDKDYIVKNDEVVIIDEFTGRMMQGRRYSEGLHQALEAKERVTIQPENQTLASITFQNYFRLYKKLAGMTGTASTEADEFAEIYKLDVVDIPTNKEVERVDEDDEVYRTVEEKYEAIIKEIDKAHARHQPILVGTGSIEKSELIGELLKKAGYTLLDYSDPNALTDVYKAARENRVTKRFAVLNARFHEQEAYIVAEAGVPGAITIATNMAGRGTDIKLGGNLEMRIEKELGGMAEGPERDAAIAALKAEIAENRTKVLASGEKADPEAGRKKDLPGGLYIIGTERHESRRIDNQLRGRSGRQGDPGRSKFYLSLKDDLMRIFGSDRMDGMLQRLGLEQGEAIIHPWINKAIEKAQQKVEARNFDMRKNVLKYDNVMNDQRKVVFEQRRDLMGQDSVRETVDEMRHGVIDDFVAVHIPENAYAEQWDAEGLKHRALDVLGLDLPVEEWVREEGIADEEIRERLRKASDESYAARVERNGVEVMTYVEKQVVLQVLDHLWREHLVTLDHLRQVIGWRGFAQRDPLNEYKSEAFELFNGLVTALREQVTAQLSHVEIMQQQPEGFTDGGFESAGFSEPQLPPMFPEHRDPVTGENEFAFAGSGSDGGAGGAYGFAARELSTDAAVLERKPDDASTWGRVGRNEPCPCGSGKKYKHCHGRFATEA; from the coding sequence ATGCTCGGTGCCCTCGCCAAGAAGATTTTCGGCTCGTCCAACGACCGCCGCGTCAAGGGTTTTCGCCCACGCGTCGCGGCCATCAACGCGCTCGAACCGGAAATCAGCGTTCTCTCCGACGAGCAGCTGCGCGCCCGCACGCAGGAGTTCCGTGACCAGCTCGCCGCCGGCACCCGCCTCGACGACCTCTTGGTGCCCGCCTTCGCCACCGTGCGCGAGGCGGCCAAGCGCGTGCTCGGCCAGCGCCACTTCGACGTGCAGATGATCGGCGGCATGGTGCTGCACGAGTCCGGCATCTCGGAGATGAAGACCGGCGAGGGCAAGACCCTGGTGGCGACGCTGCCGGTCTACCTCAACGCGCTCGAGGGCAAGGGCGTCCACGTCATCACCGTCAACGACTACCTCGCCTCGCGCGACGCGGAGTGGATGGGCCGGGTCTACCGCTTCCTCGGGCTCACCGTCGGCACCATCGTGCACGGGCTCGACGACGGGCAGCGCAAGGAAGCGTATACCTGCGACATCACCTACGGCACCAACAACGAGTTCGGCTTCGACTATCTTCGCGACAACATGAAGTACGAGCTCTCGCAGATGACGCAGCGGGGGCACCACTTCGCCATCGTCGACGAGGTCGATTCGATCCTCATCGACGAGGCGCGCACGCCGCTCATCATCTCCGGCCCGGTGGACGACCGCTCGGAACTCTACGTCGCCGTTGATACGGTGATGCCGCGCCTGACGCCTGAGCATTACGACCTCGACGAGAAGCAGCGGCAGGTCTCGCTCACCGAGGCCGGCAACGAGTTCATCGAGGAGGAGCTGCGCGCCGAGGGCATCCTCAAGGAGGGCGACCTCTACGACGCGCACAACGTCACCATCGTCCACCACGTGAACCAGGCGTTGCGCGCCCACACCCTGTTCACCCTGGACAAGGACTACATCGTCAAGAACGACGAGGTCGTCATCATCGACGAGTTCACCGGCCGCATGATGCAGGGCCGGCGCTACTCGGAAGGCCTGCACCAGGCGCTGGAAGCCAAGGAGCGGGTGACGATCCAGCCCGAGAACCAGACGCTCGCCTCGATCACCTTTCAGAACTACTTCCGCCTCTACAAGAAGCTCGCCGGCATGACCGGCACCGCCTCGACCGAGGCCGACGAGTTCGCCGAGATCTACAAGCTCGACGTGGTCGACATCCCGACCAACAAGGAGGTCGAGCGCGTCGACGAGGACGACGAGGTCTACCGCACCGTCGAGGAGAAGTACGAGGCGATCATCAAGGAGATCGACAAGGCGCATGCCCGCCACCAGCCGATCCTGGTCGGCACCGGCTCGATCGAGAAATCGGAGCTGATCGGCGAACTGCTGAAGAAGGCCGGCTACACCCTGCTCGACTATTCCGACCCGAACGCTCTGACCGACGTCTACAAGGCCGCCCGCGAGAACCGGGTGACCAAGCGCTTCGCCGTGCTCAACGCCCGCTTCCACGAGCAGGAAGCCTACATCGTGGCCGAGGCCGGCGTGCCGGGCGCGATCACCATCGCCACCAACATGGCCGGTCGCGGCACCGACATCAAACTCGGCGGCAACCTCGAGATGCGCATCGAGAAGGAGCTCGGCGGCATGGCGGAGGGGCCTGAGCGCGACGCGGCGATCGCAGCGCTGAAGGCCGAGATCGCCGAGAACCGCACCAAGGTGCTGGCGTCGGGCGAGAAGGCTGACCCGGAAGCGGGCCGGAAGAAGGATCTGCCGGGCGGGCTCTACATCATCGGCACCGAGCGCCACGAATCCCGGCGCATCGACAACCAGCTGCGCGGCCGCTCCGGCCGCCAGGGCGATCCGGGCCGCTCGAAATTCTACCTGTCCCTCAAGGACGACCTGATGCGGATCTTCGGCTCCGACCGCATGGACGGGATGCTGCAGCGGCTCGGCCTGGAGCAGGGCGAGGCGATCATCCACCCCTGGATCAACAAGGCGATCGAGAAGGCGCAGCAGAAGGTCGAAGCGCGCAACTTCGACATGCGCAAGAACGTGCTCAAGTACGACAACGTGATGAACGACCAGCGCAAGGTCGTGTTCGAGCAGCGCCGCGACCTGATGGGCCAGGACAGCGTGCGCGAGACCGTGGACGAGATGCGCCACGGCGTGATCGACGACTTCGTCGCCGTGCACATCCCCGAGAACGCCTATGCCGAGCAGTGGGACGCGGAGGGGCTGAAGCACCGCGCCCTCGACGTGCTCGGCCTCGACCTGCCGGTGGAGGAGTGGGTCCGGGAAGAGGGCATCGCCGACGAGGAGATCCGCGAGCGCCTGCGCAAGGCTTCCGACGAATCCTACGCCGCCCGCGTCGAGCGCAACGGCGTGGAGGTGATGACCTATGTCGAGAAGCAGGTGGTGCTGCAGGTGCTCGACCACCTCTGGCGCGAGCACCTCGTCACCCTCGACCACCTGCGGCAGGTGATCGGCTGGCGCGGCTTCGCTCAGCGCGACCCGCTCAACGAGTACAAGTCCGAGGCGTTCGAGCTGTTCAACGGCCTCGTCACGGCCCTGCGCGAGCAGGTGACCGCCCAGCTCTCGCATGTCGAGATCATGCAGCAGCAGCCGGAGGGCTTCACCGACGGCGGGTTCGAGAGCGCTGGCTTCAGCGAACCGCAATTGCCGCCGATGTTCCCCGAGCACCGCGACCCGGTGACCGGCGAGAACGAGTTCGCCTTCGCCGGCTCGGGCAGCGACGGCGGGGCGGGCGGCGCCTACGGCTTTGCCGCACGCGAACTCTCGACGGACGCCGCCGTGCTGGAGCGCAAGCCCGACGACGCCTCCACCTGGGGCCGGGTCGGCCGCAACGAACCCTGCCCCTGCGGCTCGGGCAAGAAGTACAAGCACTGCCACGGCCGCTTCGCTACCGAGGCGTGA
- the ampC gene encoding class C beta-lactamase: protein MRKRALAALVLSCLSHLPTSALADDPSARVAAAVEQAYRPLLKAYDVPGLAVAVTREGHSTVFTFGLADRERQRPVTRDTLFEIGSVSKTFTATLVSYAQGLGRLSLDDAPSRFLPSLRGSALDRISLLDLGTYSAGGLPLQFPDSVTDEAAMIAYFRRWQPSAPPGTQRLYSNPSLGLFGAAAAASMGGDFAGLVETRLFPGLGLTHSFIRVPAAKSEHYAWGYGRDGTPIRVNPGVLDGEAYGVKSSAADMIRFVEANIDPGRLDPPMRQAVQGTHVGYVRTDAMVQGLGWEQLPFPIPLERLQAGNADPVRFEAQPAAPLDPPQVPTGATLFNKTGSTNGFGAYVAFVPAKRIGLVMLANRAFPIRARIAAAHAVLEALAAEAP from the coding sequence ATGCGAAAGCGCGCGCTGGCCGCCCTCGTCCTGAGCTGCTTATCGCATCTCCCGACATCTGCCCTGGCCGACGATCCGTCCGCGCGGGTCGCCGCCGCGGTCGAGCAGGCCTATCGCCCGCTCCTGAAGGCGTACGACGTGCCCGGCCTCGCCGTCGCCGTCACCCGCGAGGGGCATTCCACCGTCTTCACCTTCGGGCTCGCCGACCGGGAGCGGCAGCGGCCGGTGACGCGCGACACGCTGTTCGAGATCGGCTCGGTCAGCAAGACCTTCACGGCGACGCTCGTTTCCTACGCGCAGGGGCTCGGCCGGCTCTCGCTCGACGATGCGCCGAGCCGGTTCCTGCCGTCGCTGCGGGGCAGCGCGCTCGACCGGATCAGCCTGCTCGACCTCGGCACCTACAGCGCGGGCGGCCTGCCGCTGCAATTTCCCGACAGCGTCACCGACGAGGCGGCGATGATCGCCTACTTTCGCCGGTGGCAACCCTCCGCGCCGCCCGGAACGCAGAGGCTCTATTCCAATCCCAGTCTCGGCCTGTTCGGAGCCGCCGCCGCCGCTTCCATGGGTGGCGACTTCGCCGGCCTGGTGGAAACCCGGCTGTTTCCGGGGCTCGGCCTGACGCACAGCTTCATCCGCGTGCCCGCCGCCAAGAGCGAGCACTACGCCTGGGGTTACGGCCGGGACGGCACGCCGATCCGGGTCAATCCGGGCGTCCTCGACGGGGAGGCCTACGGCGTCAAATCCAGCGCCGCCGACATGATCCGCTTCGTCGAGGCCAACATCGATCCCGGCCGCCTCGACCCGCCGATGCGGCAGGCGGTTCAAGGCACCCATGTCGGCTATGTCCGGACCGATGCGATGGTGCAGGGGCTCGGCTGGGAGCAGTTGCCCTTTCCGATCCCGCTGGAGCGCCTTCAGGCCGGCAACGCCGATCCGGTGCGGTTCGAGGCGCAACCTGCCGCGCCGCTCGATCCGCCACAGGTGCCGACGGGGGCGACGCTGTTCAACAAGACCGGCTCGACCAACGGTTTTGGCGCCTACGTCGCCTTCGTACCGGCCAAACGCATCGGCCTCGTCATGCTAGCCAACCGCGCGTTTCCCATACGAGCGCGCATCGCAGCAGCCCACGCGGTACTGGAGGCGTTGGCGGCCGAGGCGCCCTGA